AAACAGcatgaaagcaagaaaaaaacaaaaacaaaacacaactcacGCTGCCAGGACAAGACTATAGATAAGACAACTACAAGAAATAATATGTGTGATCATTagcataaaaagaaacaaagagataaAGATCATGAACAGTTTACTGTATACCTCCGTGCACACAGGTTTGTGTGTACCTCTGTGCTTTATATGGGTCTTTCTTTGCTGCCTAATTTATGTGTTGAAGTGggacacacatgcccacacacacacacaaaaaagctaGTAATGAACATCAATCCATCGAGACCGAAAAGATAATTTCTCCTTTAACACGTTTGACGAGCTCTATAATGAAAAGAGCCACattacagctttttaaaaagataGAGAATGTCACCCCCCTTTTCATTGTATGGTGTGTTCTTTGTCCTTGCTGCACACATCCCATCTATATTCAAATACACTgggaaaaaaagtatttttaacaGTATTAGATATGAAGTCTTAACAATATATAATTGAAGATGCCATGGTGCATTCATCATAACCCATTGCGTGAGTAATTGTCCACATTTTTCTTATGTATTTGCTGGTTATGATTGATGTACTGAATGTTGTGGCAGAAAGACAGGCGCAGATGTAACTAGGCATAACTGGTAATTGTGTTAAGTGATTATTATACTGATATTCCCTGGTGAATATCAGGTTATAtcactcagtgtttctgtcatgtGTTCATTAACTAAAACCTCTCAGACACTCAGACTGATATTTCATGAAAATATTTACCCTCAATCCTACATTTTAAGGAAAAAGTGCCATTAGATCATTTCCTAGCTGTGTTTCCAGTATGTTAATTCAGTGttagtttattttaaacaggaATGGGTTTTTTTGGGATTTTTTCCTGTTGGTCAGCTGATTGCTCAACCTTAGTTTaaactaaaatatctcaacaaagaAGGACTGATCTCCATGAACATTTGTGAAATCTGCTCTATCGCCCTCTGACACTTGaatgatggaggagaggagccCAGTGTGACTTCTCCACAAAAAGAGGGGACAAATGTCCTTGTAGAGGAGGTGTTGAATTGCTGTCTCCACTTTGTGCATCATGGTGCGTAGTGACAGTTCTAGGTTGACAGCCACACACCAAAGCCACGTGTGCACATACTGTAGAAAGTCAAAAGAAATGTGTAGAAAGGGTTCATGCTCAGTATAGCTATAAATAAAAGCTCCACTGCATTTTTTGCTGTGCACTCTTGACATGGTTTGAGCAGATGGATTATACAAGACACAGCAGGTACTGgcaagaaaaagacacacaggAGGGAGGCCTCCCTCCTCTTCAATTCCCACCACCAAGGTCTGGGATTCCTGCAATACTACAGGTCCTTCCTGACATACACAGGAATGATCagtagttgttgtttgtgcatcGTGAGTGTGAGTACGGCCCTGCAAATGACCTCTGCAGGCGTCTGTAGGCGAAACACGAGGTGAGCCACAGATATGAGACCTTGTAGGTGCAGTAAGACCTGCCAGCGCTCTGCCCTATCATATCTGGAACTACCTTCACAACAGACCTAATCTGTGTTGGTTTTCACAAACGAGCCAGAAATATCGCAGAATCCTACACCTCTCAAGTACAGCACTCAGATACACGTGCATCAAATGATTATTTATGGCTATATTTTGAGAACTACAAGCCGCTGTTTGGACTCTGCTGTGAGTCAGCGAGATGAAAACGGACCTGCATGCCCCAATGTTGCAGCAGCACAAGTCCTCTGTCCACACACTTGTCCTTCCACTCTGTCAAAACACAACGACTGGCTTTCCTGATAAAACTTTGTCTGGGGCGAGGCAATCGGCTGTGGGGCAGAGGCTTGAAACCTGTGGTATATAATCTTGGCCCACTCGGCACAACACTCACACCGAGCTGGACATGCTGAGATAGGCTCCTAGCGCACTGAAAATTGCACCCCATGCAATATTCTAGCGTTTTCCCGATTACGACAATGCTCTGTTCAAAACAATGTGTTAGCAGCATTTTCTGATTGCTTTAATCACATTAgagaaatttaaatttaatcaaGAAATGTGTAGCAATTTGAATTGTATTATTGAAGCATATTTGCAAAATGCATGCATTGTTAACCACAAGGGTGTACCATTGTTTTAAATGCAATTTAATGTAATGTTAATGTTCTTCCACGCTTCTGGTAAAGCACTTGTGTCTGAATGGTGCTATGTAAATGAACTTGCCTCTCCTACCATGGCAACACTGCTGAATACGGGACACAAACTCTGGCACTGTAACGTTATGTCAGCTTTAAAGAGCCTGTAAACTGGGATATGAATCTAGTAATTTTATGTGCAAATCATGTGAGTACTTTAAATGTAATACAATCAGAAGTGGATAAACGCTACTCCTGCCATCTATCGCACGGGTTCAATGAGCTTATCGTGTCTGGCTGAGCACATGCAGGAAAATGTATTGTGCTGAGAAGAGAAGATGAGATGTGAAACCATCACAGCCACATCAGAGGGTGAATTCATTGTTATTAGAACAGTGTAATTACGGTGCCTTTGGGATAATAAAACATGTGACTCGACACGCGGTTTGAGAGAAAGTTactataaaacacatttaagagCACTGagactgtttctgtgtgtcttccCTCTCCAGGTAATGTGTTTGTGGTGAGTTTGGCATTCGCTGACCTCGTGGTAGCCTTCTACCCCTACCCCCTGGTTCTCTATGCTCTCTTCCATGACGGATGGGCACTGGGAAACACACAATGCATGGTAAGACCACACCGGTAACAGCGCGCTTCAGATTACTACCACTCCAAAAGCACTAACCCCACTATCACTGCAGTCTGACACAAACAcccccgctctctctctttctgctcagGTCAGCGGTTTCCTTATGGGGCTGAGTGTCATCGGCTCCATTTTCAACATCACTGGGATCGCAGTGAACAGATACTGCTACATCTGTCACTCATTCTCCTACAGTCGGCTGTACAGCTATCGCaacactctgctgtttgttgcctTAATTTGGCTGCTCACAGTAGTGGCCATTGTCCCCAATTTCTTCGTCGGTTCCCTGCGCTACGACCCGCGGGTCTACTCCTGCACCTTCGCCCAGAATGTCAGCAGTTCCTACACAGTGGCGGTAGTGGTGGTTCACTTCCTGGTTCCCATAGCAGTGGTTACCTTCTGTTATCTCCGTATCTGGGTACTGGTGATTCAGGTCAGTCTCCTGCTCCTCTACATGGCTATGTAGGTTTTTGCATGTGCACATAGGGTATTAATGGTGGGTCTTTTAAAATAGGTTAATAACCACCAATCAGTTAAACCTGGAAACACATGTTGAGCTTTTAATAATACATCAGCCCTCCAGAGTTCATCCAGACTGGACCTGTACTGTAGAAAATATGGTCATTCCAAGATTTGAAATTGTGACCTTTAGTAAATGACCCTTTACTGGACAagtctgtaatttttttaaatgccagaATACACTGACAAAATACACCATCCCATCACTGAAATCCTTTTTGACATATAACATTTGCACTGAGCAGTTTGCTCTTTAATTACTGGTAAGTGtagatttaaaaacacactacAAACACTGCAAAGATTTGGCAAAGTCAGTGCCTGTGATTTCAGCTGAGAGATCACAGTTGACAGGCAGATAGATGGACCAGATTCCTCAGCCTGGAGTGGCTGTGTGTGGGGAtatctgtgtgcatctgtgtgtgtgtgtgcatgtgtgggcttctgtttatttttctgtgtctctgtgtgagtgaaacagttgaggcagagagaaagtggCCTTCTGGTATGATTTACAGTCTAATTCCCATCTTATATGCTTTCATCATGCCCAGGTGCGACGTAAAGTGAAGACCGAGGAGAGCCCTCGCCTCAGACCAAGTGACTTGCGGAATTTCATCACCATGTTTGTGGTCTTTGTGCTGTTTGCCATCTGCTGGGCCCCACTTAACCTGATTGGCTTGGCAGTGGCCATAGATCCGTCCCGCGTAGCCCCCCGTATCCCAGAGTGGCTTTTTGTGGTCAGCTATTTCATGGCCTACTTCAATAGCTGTCTGAATGCCATCATCTATGGCCTACTCAACAGGAATTTCAGGAACGAGTACAAACGCATTGTCACCTCTGTGTGGGTGACTCGGCTCTTTGTGACAGAGACTTCGCGAGCCGCCACAGACGGCAGGAGCATGAAGAGCAAGCAATCGCCGCCTCCGCCGCCGCACAACAACAACGAGTCGGTCAGAGATCGCACAAACAAAGAATGAAATCTGGATCCTTGAGCCTGATAAACGGtaattcctgtttttatgtGACATCCAGACGGTTGTGCAGCTAAAGAGTTTCAAGAAACGCATGAAACTGGAACACgtggctttgttttctgttggctGGCATCAGGTGAACGTGTTTACAtctgtggaaatgtttttttttttttttcatttgagagaaagttatatataattaatataaaaaagttTATCGTTTATGTTAAAGTGAGAAATAAGGATGATTTTGCAAGTTTTCTCTGTGATTTGCAGCCGTTAAGCATTAACAGAGCATTTTAAGAGATGTTGTTACGTCCTGTGAGCCATGTGTTGCAGCTTCATGCTGTTCTTACTCTAAAAGCAATCTGAATGGTACattaatattacattaaaatgtaatatcCTTTAATGTCTGCTGCTGTAGACTCTTAGACATATTTCACAAAACTGGGTAACCACTGGTAAACATACACCTCTCTTTAGTAACTTCAGAAGCCTCAAATAGTCTAAGTCGCCTCACCTAAATGCTAGATTAGTAGAAGAGACAATGTCAATCTGTCTTTAATGGTACATTCTGATGGGGTTTGACATGGTGACAGTAAAGTGGTCAGAACTGCACACTAAGCCTAAATATGGCAGCAGCAGGATAAACCCCCGTGCTGCCTGCTCTGACCTGCTTGCActgcaaagaagaagaaacaaaatctTAGTAATAAACATAATGAATTAATTCAGGAAACTGAGTCAATGGGAGATGACACAAAGAAAGTCATGAGCAAGTTTTTGATCAAACGGCGCGTGTGATGTAGCAGGTGGAGGCCACCTACATATCTACTATTGCTGCTGTATCCATCAGTCTGCGTATCACCTATACTACTCAGCTGCTGCGGTTTGACCACTGTTTAACTATATTATAGGACAGGTCTCTGCAGACTGCATGAAAAGCCATCCTCAATATTTCAGATAGAAAATATTTTTCGGCAATGAGCAAAAATAATGTGAGAAAAACATCCACTTTATTCCAGAAAGGTTAAATGCTGATTTGATATTAtgctaatttgtttttttagcccCCCCAAATATCCCATTAACTTTAACCATTTAGATAACTTTATGCACTTAAAAGTTTAAcgtcaataaataataatatcataGTCAGTGGGATACCAGACACAATGCTGTCTCATAGTTTCCTAATTTTCTGCTATGGTGGTACAACATGAGTTTTATACAGACCACAAAAACAATCTCAACAATCTCGGCAGATGAttcatcaaaaatgaaaatatagcCTACACAGAGTTATGCTTACAAAATCAcaatatataaaatacaatatacaaACAATATATAGGAATATTTAAAGTTCTATTTTTaaccaaaaatataaaactgctGAGACAGAGCTATAAACTGTAAACCTACAGTGGAGGACAAAGTTTGCTTTAGAGAACACCAgtagtggaaagtaactaagtacatttacattcactgtatttaagtacagttttgtaCAACTTGAGATTCACATCTTCTCCTACTGATTCAAAAGCTACTCAGCAGTAGATAAAGTGGTTAAAAATATAATCTCCACCTTTACCAGCTGCAACAATCAATTAATGTTCgtattaatgcatcagtaattaAAATCCAATAATATATATTGTTCTGTAATGGACATAATGAGTAATTGATACTGTTAGTGTATTTTGATGCTGATGCTTTTGTACTTTCGTGTAAGTAAAAAATCGGAGGACACCCACAGTCCGACAGTTAGGCCTCATTCACGGAGAACACAACTCCACACGCTGATGTCAACATATTTCGAAAAATCGCAATGCAATAAGTTGTTCAGTGTCACCGAATTGCCAAGTGCAATAGCATGGATGGTTCTTTATGCACACTAACACTTTGCTATGCAACTCAGAACAAAGTGCTTGTCACGATCTGAGACATCCAACACCGGTCACATCTAAAAATCATTGCCAGTTAAACTGAGAGAGTCCCTCACCTTAGTACATTCATATTTTAACAAGATGTCACAAATCTTACCAATTTATTGCTCTCGAGACCACACAATAACAAAAGGACTAAGAAACACAGCAGGCTTGGGATGTTCTCCAGCCTTCTGCATTagaaaacatcagagagaaaggaagtggataaatacatttacattgaACGTGCAACCAGCAATATAGAATGAACACAGGTTCCTCTGCCTCCTACATCATATGCAGCAGTGGTAGTCTTATGCAGTGGCAGTTCTTATTCTTCATTCTGAAATACTTATGCAAATTTTAGCTTTTTAATTTCATAGGTAATAATTgatgttgatttgttttctcatttaaaaaaaaaaaaaaagaaaaaagaaaaacttcaccAGGGACACATTCTAATTCTATCactgtggaaaaacacaaacagtaacaaaatGAGTATATTATATAGAAGTGTTAGGAGTTGTACTGTCACTTGGTCATAATTAATCTGATAGAAGAGTGATATGCATTGCCTCTTAACTGAAGAGTGTTTTTTGAGACATGTAGGTTGTTGAGAAGGTACTACTCATATCTGTATTCCCATCTCAGGGTGCCTACCGAACATTTTGTTGTCCAAAACATCTGCAGTTTATTAGCTGCTGTATAAGGGAGTCTGAAGACATTTCAGAGGAACATTTTGTAAATTAGTGTCAGTGTGGTTTTTAACTGTGGTATATTGTTATTGCAGATGTattcaaaatgtgtgtttttttttaaatatatctgAAGCTCAATAACCCCACACAATTAACAGTTTATTAGAAGATGATGTTTAACCTCACTTTCCATTTACTCTACTACAGTTGCAAAGTGCATCTAAAACAACCTCTTGCTCAATTGGCATGTACATTTGCATCACTTCAAATCTATTTATCAGTGAGGAGTGAAGTAATCAACTTGCACAAATCAAATATCTAATGGCCAAACAGGCTCCTCATAATAGATTTAATGATCTTgtttcgtgtttttttttttttttcacatttaaattcactttgctgcacatctgtgtgttctTATACAGGGTAAAACAAAAGGTGCATAGCCATAGATCACAAATGGCAACAGATGAAAAGCAGAAAGTTGTTCTATCAATATTTATAGCACAGGACAGATGCAAGAGGTTTGcaagcagaggaagaaactCAAAGCAAACAATGACATTTGTGGTGCAGAGGAAGGTAGAAAGAGGGGGACATTCATTTTTGTTGAAGAGATGGGATTTAGATAAATATACAGAGTGACTATGCTGTCCTGACAACAGAGGTGTGGGAAGGTCATTTCATCATTGGGGAAGCAGGGGTGGTATCCAGGTCGCTGCATGGAAGAGAGTGCTGAACAGCAGCgaacgggggaaaaaaaaaaaaaagagtgatgtTGTTATGGTACAAAGAAAACTTAGGCTCAAACGTCTGGAGAGTGTTTTAGATGCACTTGGACGGAAGCAAAGATTTAAATTAAACCAAAGAAATGGGCATAGCTGAAGGGGGTTAGGTGTACATACACTTTGTCTAGATATCGTCGGGGGAAATGTTTAAAACACCTTGGGTTCTTTAAggtctttttttcattcagaagTACTGCCTTACAGTTCATACAACAGTGTCAAATTATAAAAATTACGGCAAGTGCCATATTTCCTATTAAAAATGAACCCATCCAGCAAACCTGGTCTGCATTCATACTGCTTCTTTTCATGTATTCAGGACAGTCGTCTATAGAAAGTTTTCTCTGCAGCACCATAGTAGTTCACATGTGGACCTCAGGCAAGAGACTCAAATGCTGAAAAAGAGGAGCAAATATtatctttttctcctttgtgttttctttctttataccCCACAGCAAAATTATATAACTATGTTCATTTATGTTCCCTATGCTCACTGTCTGCAACCTTGCTTTGGGCTGACTTCTCCAAGCAACCAAATATGAGACCTTGCTTGCCAGGTTAAAGGATGggttcactgttttttttttgttttgtttttttttaacctgcacATAATAGAAATGCTGTTTCCCATCATTTATAACCTGGCACAGCAGCACAACTCCACAGCTTTAGTTTTTAAAACTAACCACTCTGGAGCTATTTCTCACTGGGCTTCCGCACAGTCCAATAAGGTCACGAGTCCTCCAAATCCTATGATGATTCGCGTTCTCAAAATTGGAGAGCTTCTCGGAAAAAGGGTCACAAACAACTATCCATTCGTTTATTTGccattttggtgttttttttttttttttagctgaaatttcaaagaaaaaaaaacgaaaagaaaaaacttccaGCTATTGTATGTGGCCAAAGTTTATAAAATCTGATAGAAAACATAGTTTGAGACATTCTTTTATTCTGTAGACATGTCTGGTTATGTTGTGAGCATCctattttcaaaaaataaaaattcatccCTGTGTTTGATTGCTAAGCTGGACTATGTTTACAGCAGGTGCGACTCTGTGTTGA
This genomic stretch from Toxotes jaculatrix isolate fToxJac2 chromosome 12, fToxJac2.pri, whole genome shotgun sequence harbors:
- the mtnr1bb gene encoding melatonin receptor type 1B-B, whose translation is MPDTFTLIKNRTEPRLGQLERTLTTEGSARPAWVIAILASVLIFTTVVDVLGNLLVIISVFRNRKLRNSGNVFVVSLAFADLVVAFYPYPLVLYALFHDGWALGNTQCMVSGFLMGLSVIGSIFNITGIAVNRYCYICHSFSYSRLYSYRNTLLFVALIWLLTVVAIVPNFFVGSLRYDPRVYSCTFAQNVSSSYTVAVVVVHFLVPIAVVTFCYLRIWVLVIQVRRKVKTEESPRLRPSDLRNFITMFVVFVLFAICWAPLNLIGLAVAIDPSRVAPRIPEWLFVVSYFMAYFNSCLNAIIYGLLNRNFRNEYKRIVTSVWVTRLFVTETSRAATDGRSMKSKQSPPPPPHNNNESVRDRTNKE